The Candidatus Saccharimonadales bacterium nucleotide sequence AAACCCGCAGGCAGGAGGCATGCCATACTCCAACATTTCTACAAAGTCGATATCGAGCATCATTGCCTCTTCGTCTCCCGCCTCGCGCATAGCCTGTTGTTCCATGAAACGATTGAGCTGATCGATAGGATCATTTAACTCACTAAAGTTATTACCCAGCTCGGAACCGGCAATAACAGGCTGAAACCGTTGTGTCGTACGCGGGTCGTCAATATTTGTTTTGGCAAGAGGACTAATGAACAGAGGTGTATTGATAAGCCAGATCGGTCCAGCAACGTCTTTACGAATATTTTTCCATAGTTTATCAATACCACGTGCTTTATTGTCGGCTTTTTCTACTTCGAGATTATTGCCCTTGAGTGCTTTTTGTACATCTTCAAGGGTACATTCATAAATATCTAAGCCATAGCGTTTTTTAATCGTTTCAGCATAATCCCAGTGTTCCCACTTTTTATCAAGATCGATATCAAAACTTCCTAATTGAAACTGTAATGTTCCAAATGTTGTTTTCAAGACGTGTTTCATCAGATCTTCCATGAAACTAATCCCCTGCTTCCAGTCGGCGTAGGCCCAGTAGAATTCCATAGCCACATGCTCAGGCAAATGCTCATCGCTATAATTTTCGTTTCTAAAACGTGGCCCAATATCATAGACCTTCTCGAACCCGGCTCCGAGCAGTCGCTTTAGTGGAAGCTCATGACTAATTCTCAGGTAGAAGTCCTGATCCAGTGCATCCATATGGGTAACAAAAGGATTAGCATCTGCACCCCCTGTTGTATGCTCTAGTACCGGAACATTCACCTCAATAAAGCCGTGTTGGTTCAGGTAATCACGAGTAGCTTGCCAGAATTTGCTTCTACGAACAAACCGTTCACGAACAGAGTCGTTGACACTCATATCAAGGTAACGCCGACGCAAACGCTCCTCTTTATTTGTCAGCTCAGTTGGTGTTGGCCGAAGACTCTTTGTGAGAAGACGCAAACTTCGTACGGCAATAGAAATCTCGCCCGTTTTTGTTTTTATAACCTCGCCGGTTGCCTCAATAAAGTCACCCGTATCCAGGAGCGATAATTCACTCATACCGAGAATACTCTGAGCAGCCTGAAGCTCAGACACATCACCCTGTCGAAGAAATAGCTGAATCTGACCCTTACCATCTTTCACCACAATAAAAGCCAGCTTTCCAAACTTTCGTATACCCACAATACGGCCGGCCACAGTGGCTTGCCTGCCCTCCATTGTTTCAAACTCATTAATAACTTCGGCGCTATAATGAGTCCTGTGACTTTCTGCCGGATACGCATTGACGCCCAATTCTTTCAACGTTTCTAGTTTTCGCAGCCGCTCATTGCGGTAATCTTGTAGTGTTGCCATATCTGTTATAGTATACCCCAGACTCACCAAAAAGTCTTTTTATACAAAGTATATTGCTTTTTTATAATACTTGTGGTTTAATGTAGATATTAGTTAACAAAAAATAAAGAATCGTGAAACTTAAAGAATTTAGTACGCGCCTCAATCACCTCCCTCGCCCCCACAAAACCAATGGGGAAAAGCATACTATTGAACTTCGAACCGCCAATGAAACAGAAGTACGACTTGCGGAGCCGAGCACTAAAAAAGTTGGTGGCGCGGCACTCGTAGAATATGTTGACAAAACAGCTATACCACCTTCGAAGGAAACGCAAAAAGATTTCGGTCATCTCTTTCCTACAACATACATCATGGAAAAATATCCCGAAGGCCAAGTCACGCTTGAGGGCGCCCAGCGGCTTATCGATCAACTCGATCCAGAAAACCCTTATCATGACTTCGCCGTTGGCGAACTAGCCCTTTATCAATTAGCACAAGGTGACGTCAAATACGCTTATGACTCCCTTGAGCTCTTAGGAGACAGCTCGCTGGCCGTTCATGTGCTGAGCCACATTGTCATGTATGAGGATGATCACAAAGATAATACCCTTGATTTTGCCACGATCTCTGAAGAACTTCACGAAATGGCTATCGAAGCCTACGATCAAGACAATACCACCCTCACAGCTCGAGCCCTGGTTGAAGCATCTGAAGCTCTTGAAGAAGACTCTGAGCTGCGTGTTTACGCGAAAGTAGCTCTATTAGAACATCCCGAGATATCTCAACGACCCGCCCATTCCGGTCCCGTGATGGACCCTGATGAACAC carries:
- a CDS encoding lysine--tRNA ligase: MATLQDYRNERLRKLETLKELGVNAYPAESHRTHYSAEVINEFETMEGRQATVAGRIVGIRKFGKLAFIVVKDGKGQIQLFLRQGDVSELQAAQSILGMSELSLLDTGDFIEATGEVIKTKTGEISIAVRSLRLLTKSLRPTPTELTNKEERLRRRYLDMSVNDSVRERFVRRSKFWQATRDYLNQHGFIEVNVPVLEHTTGGADANPFVTHMDALDQDFYLRISHELPLKRLLGAGFEKVYDIGPRFRNENYSDEHLPEHVAMEFYWAYADWKQGISFMEDLMKHVLKTTFGTLQFQLGSFDIDLDKKWEHWDYAETIKKRYGLDIYECTLEDVQKALKGNNLEVEKADNKARGIDKLWKNIRKDVAGPIWLINTPLFISPLAKTNIDDPRTTQRFQPVIAGSELGNNFSELNDPIDQLNRFMEQQAMREAGDEEAMMLDIDFVEMLEYGMPPACGFSYSERLFWIFEGVTAREGVPFPQLRSEVDETTRALYPEVTFETPETNQTRKQPGE